The Aythya fuligula isolate bAytFul2 chromosome 5, bAytFul2.pri, whole genome shotgun sequence sequence ACTCCAGTTCTGTTAGTTAATGAAGTTTCTTGCCTTTAAACATGCCTTTTTGTAGGTTTGGAATTTTTGATGAGTAGTGAAACCAAAATTCAGTTATAGGAATGATTTTCAGACTGTGATCCTACTTTTAACAGGGGAACGATAAGTATACAAGTATCCATGAAACTTAATGGACTGTTCTGGGATTTAAGATAAGCACCTAGATGTGGCATAAATCAGAGAAGTAAAGCAGGTACAAAGCTTTTATGGGAGCAGGACACCTAGAAGTTTTCATTTGGTAACTTGTTAAGaaaggaacataaaataaagcaaaataataccTGGTAAAGTTGAATAGTTAGCCACAATGAAGTCCATGCAATATGGAAACAGGCTAGCATGAAGATGTAGGACACCCAAGGAGAGCAATATGTTATCTGTGTCACGTATGTCCATGCTCCATCTTGATGGTAACTTGTTGAGCAGTGGTTTGACCAATCTGACAAGACACATTATCAGTTAATTACCTTTTTAACATAAGCcacttaaaaacagaacaaaaatatatttgcacagAATATTATATAACCACATGCTCTAGAAATACCATTTCCTCACTTAAAAAACACCCACAGTGTTATGTGACTGCTTGCTAGTCTTGCTGCGTAATCTTCCTATTATACGTCCATAATACAAGGAAGGAACACTCAAGGCATTAgctagatttttgttttgttcttattttgaagTAAACTAGTAATACTGAAGTAAGTTATTACCTCTTATTATCAAGCCTTCTGAAATTTTACTGCATGATTGTTTGTAATTTTAGGACAAGAATTTATCATTTACCTTAAACACTATCATCAACAAAAGAAGACATGATTGTGAAAATGACAAGAAAGAAGTTTTTGCTATGTGAACTTATCCTCAGGAATTACATTATAAGGGCTCTCCACATCtccagaattcttttttttttttttcccccaatttcTCAGGGATACATTTTGGATTATTAATGAGATATGtaattctcttttcaaaattatcacaacactaaaaacaaaatgaagctttaGCAAATGTTCAACATAGCTAtttccaaacaacaacaacaaagcctttgtaataatatatttacaaaCTTATTTTCAATTGCAGGAAGGGGTATACAGACTAGAATCTGTATCCTGACCCTCTTCAGCACAGCTTGCCTATGTTATCTCTAACAAAAATGGTCTCTGATATTGTATCTTCGAAAAATGGACAATCCCACTAGGGCTATATCTTAACACAACACAAACGTAACAGACATTTGATCAAAGATTCCAATGTCCtgacttattttcatttagaaagagaaaatgatcaCTGATGAAATTTGGTATCATCTTATGTTATTTCTGCAGGTATAATTACACTAGACAGAAATAAAGTGTTGAAAAATAATGACTATATGCACAGGTCCCTGaaagctaaattaaaataaactcattGATACATACACAGAAGACTTCCATAGAGCAGCCAGACACTGGTCATAGCTAGGAACAACAGGAACAATAGGTAATAACGATGGTTCCCCATGCCTGTATTtgaggcaaggaaaaaaaaaaaaaaaaagcatgacattttaaaattttgcattaCTTGTAATTTCTCCTTAACTTAATGGGAATAAGAAGAATCTACACCATTTCCTATTATTACCTTATTTCCTATACTCAAGTTTGACAAGGTTGACCTCTTTCTCAACTTTCTCTTGTAAGCGATCCCAATTTATATAACAAAATTAGCTCTAATAAAGTCAACCAGTCTCTACCCCGCTCCTTTAATCATTTTACTTGTCTTTCTCTCTGTCATTTAAGTAATTTTTCCCTGGCACTTATTAGTAACCCCTTCACATTAGTAACCCCTTCAATATCAACTGTGTACTCTCTTATCTGTTCGCTTTCTAAGgagataaacattttaaaatgttgcagaGATAACACATGGAATTTTCAGATTTGATAAAACAAATACTCTCACCTATGCACTGCCCAATGCACAGAGAATGCTGATCATATCTGGCTACACAGGAATCACAAGCAAGACAATGCACAGATCTCAAAGGCTTCCTTACCTAGTTGAACACGAAAGAAAGGAATACAGTCATTACAAATGCATCTATTTTACTCAAGGTTTGCAGCTTCATCCGAAGAGCACTGTCATATACGGTAACTATTACTACGTAACAGGCTTCACAACACAGATAAGAATTATGCATCTTAAttttaccaaaaagaaaaaaacagcagaaataaaactattttatcaAGAATACAGTCCAAGGATCTCAAAACTTAGTGACCataagaggagaaaaggaatcTAAGTAATACAGACAAGACAAGGCATATCATACTTGCATTACAAGAAGTGAGGGAAAAAACAATATTGTAGTGTTGAGTAAAAAACAggctagaaaaagaaaagaaatatcaagGCTTCACTTACAAGACAAGATGTGCAAAATGTTCTGAAGTCCAAGCATCCTGCTTCCGCAAGAGCTACAATGTTCTGAAAGACAAAGTTTGTGCTTGTATTTGGATTGCATTTTATGGAGGATCTATGAAGATTTTTTACTTTAGGCCTCTTGCAGTTATTCAGTATTTTGAGAACCAAGCACTTGCTACTCAGGGACAAGATAAGTTCCGTgacaaacagagcagcaaagaCTAATGCAACTTTATTCCTGTAGCTCTATGTTGccaaaattaataaataaactgGATGAAATACTCTTATGAAATTAGATGGTATTAAGGCACAAGGTACGTCTCATTGTCAGCTAGACGTtaaagagaggaggagagctgctatgTTTAGTCTTCCTTTATCAGTACTAGATAGCTAGTACTGCTAGCCCTGTGGCAACAATATTGACAAAGTTAAAATTGCAGTTTATTCTCCCTGTCAGTGTGAAGAAATGCAATCACATGGAGAACAAAGAGAGATcacaaacaaaatgttgttCATAATCAATAGGCTAAGGGACCAAACAATCAATGTTCTATGGACTGGTTGGCCAtctctttttgcctttctaAAATACAACTAGAAAATAGCACATAGTTCACATGAAACTTAAACATAAAGATTTAATCATTATACACATCTTGAGAGCATGTGACAATTTAAACCATTTCTAGCCTTTAGTATGTTTTATGAGCATAGACAATTGTAGAAAAGCACTGTGAGTACCTCTTGCTAACATTAGACAACTGGAATGGAAACCttacagaagttttatttattaagtgaAGTTCTATATGAGTTTATATCATTGGTAACATCAGTGATATGAATCTGTACGCTTGGCTGAAGCTCACAATTCAACGAGAAGATGGAGGCAAGGAAATCATGGCAGAACGATCAAGATATGGAAATAATCAGTAGTAAGAGGAATTATCTACAACCTACACTGTTTGATGATGGAGCTAAAAAATTCTTAAAGAATATCTTACtgctttcaaatttaaaaaaagatacagtTGATGACAAAAAATCAACCAGAAGGGAACGCACAATGTAGCATGCTAGTCCTTCCACTTATTTTACAGTCACCtacctcttttttctctttttctgaagacttaATATACCCAGGATCAGTTCTCCAAGttttatagaaataataaagaaaaccaaCCAAGCTGACCATGACAGCAATTTCAGAAATGGTATTGGTTGTATGTATTATTCAGGTTAAGGAATATATCCTTACACACTACAATATCCCCTGTCATCCACTCTAGCAGAGTACAGACTTTTGCCTTTGAATATATAACAGATATAAAATGAATTCAGTTTAGTTTTTCCACTCtgaatactttttcttttttttttttgcatacctGATTAGTATTAAGATTCCAGCAGCTGTGAGAACTGACTGCTGCACAACCCCCTAAGTTGTCAAACATGCTCTTATTCAGAGAGCTTTGAGTCTTgccctctatttttttcctctgcagttaAAACAATTGAATAAATTCAGATAGACAAATGCAACTTTTGTCATCCTAGAACTATCTTTGTCACTCCAAAGacacacactgaaaaacaacTTCTGGAGTAATTGAACATCTACTGGGAAACCTTTCTTCATAAGTATACCAGAAAATCCCAAATCCAAACCAGCATTTCTAGTCTAATTGGATATTTTTCATCCTGATTTTCCCCTTTACTTTTACCCAGTATTTACCCAGAGTGTATTAATTAAACTACACGGAGGGACTTAATTTCTCATCAACTCTAGAGAAGCAGACTTAAATCAGTACTTTTGAAATACGGTTCTTTGCTGCAACTTCTCTagcagaagaattatttttgtacatatGAGAAGATAAACAGTCACtagaaacagaaattatgtttctgcatttctacaCTGTGGACTAAAGACATCTGTAAGTCAGgtgaaagggggagaaaaatgtgTGAAGATTAATGATCTCCATACAACAACAGAAGAACACGGAGTGGGACAATTCTCACACCAATTAATTCAAGCAATCACCTGGACAGCTTGATCTCCTACAGCAAGGTCCATGAAGCCACCAAGAAGTAGCCAAGAGTGCCCATGCCTGTATTTCAACTCCATTGCCTACCTAGCcattacataaataataaacatattGTGAGTAACTcttaaaaattaaggaaaagcaACCTTGAGGTTGCAGTACTCAGGAActaaaaatattgcaaagtAGCTCTTATtaaaatcaagaagaaaaaatataaaataatagcaCTGTATATTACCAATCCTACATTATAATGTCTCTATCCCAACTCAATTGTGGGGTACCCTTCTGATCAAGTTATGATGATAATACATTTCCTTTGGATGCCGCTTATCTATTTGCATTTCTATCGGTTTTTGGACCTGAGAGTAGTCCTTAATGAGAATTGCTGGATTTTCATTCAGTTCAGAGGAACAGTTTGACACACATAAATGCAGTTGACTGAAATACTCAGTGCATTTATAACACTCAGATCTGTGGCCAGtttcagagggaaaacagaTTCATGAGAACAAGGGTTCGCtagaagaacagaaaactaTCTCGCTAAGCCTTTAAGAATATGGCTGTGGTCATCATCTTCAGCAGAATTTAACTCAAACCCATatggtgagattttttttttcttttaatgacgTGAAGAAAACCTTAAAATCTCACAATGCAACACTTAATCACAggattttcatttagaaaagcaTGTGTGTATCCTCAGCAGGAATATGCTTGATAAGTTAAAGCTAATGATTACATTAAGATGATCTTAACTGGGAacagtataaaagaaaaataccacttaaaggacaaagtaattaaaaatgaatagcaGTATATTATAGCTTGTTTagtacaaaattatttaaattttaaatgtctccCTAAAGTCCTTCCTTTTCACAAAGCTTTATAATAAATGGATGACCTCTGTGCAACTGAACAGGGTACTGAAAAGTGAGTGCAAACTATTAATTAAATACTGTTGTACTCATCAGTCCAAAGCATCTTCaaataaagtacaaaaaagGTAGAAGTTAAGGCACTGTGCACTGAGGATGCAGCCTAACCtctgaataaacaaacaaaggagACTGGAAGATCTACTTGAGGGAATTTAATAAAGTAGTttgctaatttttttaattctttttctatgCAGAAGCATGAATAGCACTATCAAATCCttgtaattttataaataagaagtgtttttaaaaatggaatgcATAATGCAAATGTTATTCAGCTTTACTACAAGCCAAAATACATTACTGGATGAGAGACGCAATGAGGAACCATGGAGAGTCACATGGAGATGCTAACATAGAAAACAATGTTTAtaacaaagacattttgatATTCTGgtaacattaaaacaaaacaaaacacttcagaattGTACACAAATATCtgctagaaataaaagaagataCATACTTTTAGTCCATATACAACTTTCATTTAAGCTTGAAGTTATTTAACCCCAGCCCAATGTAAGAAAACCAATCTTACCAGACATTAACAGTCATGTGGAATTATCTGGGACTGCTCGTTACTATTTGCATGACTAGATTTAGATTTACTAGGAAGTGTAAGGAAAGTTCTATTGAATTTCTCCAGCAAAAAGGATATCaggcagaaacaagaaaaaccaGGTCACAGACATCCAGAAGACTGAACTTAGCAACAGTGCTGTGGGAAGATACCTTAGATTCTTGAGGCCCACAAACTGCCtgaaagaatatgaaaagaaagcagtgttcgtctttaatttgtttaaaaacttaACTTAGTGGAGTATACGTTTATCatcagttttgttatttttaaaaaatttcacTCAGCATACTTTAAGCCCCTCTTAAAGCAATCAAAAATTGCCACTCAAAGGCATTCTTTAGCCAGATACATAACAGggttaaaaatgcaaaaataaactgaagagtGCTCTGTTCCAGCCTAATATTATATATCTGAACTGCTGATGCACTGGGTGAAAAGAACTTTCTCTATTTACAGACTAATAATATTGCCATTTCAATGAATACTGACTGTTGTGGTGTGATGACCACTGCAGGAAACAGGAAGCCTGTGCAACAACTTAGGATATCACTGTGAggtgtggggagcagggagggaaggaatggCTCATTAAAACTCATGCTGGATCACAAATACAGAGGGAAAAGTTGAAATAAAGCACATTTCTAAGTGCCATGAATGGTTATCCTAGCATCTACCAGGCGTAGAACTTCAGTAACACTCTATCATTTAAAATAGCTAACAGACTGCACCTTTGTTTTTACTCACATCTCTCAGTAATGAGAAACTATGACTTTGCACACCAGACATTCCATTTCAAGATCATTCTGAAaagtacatataaatatatatggtatctagaaaaagtaaatacagaGAGATAAATGCACAAACCTCACAAACAGAGCCGTCCcgagcagcaggaagagaagcagacaTCCTTTCAAAAGCCAAGAATCAGAACTTAGGTTCATTACGTATCCTATGGCCCACACCAATGTCAAGGAAGACGCCACCAGCAGGAACAGCTATTAAGATGACTATTGTTAAAATACGACAAAGTATTCAAGCAGGATTTACTTCAGGAGCATTCAGATAATATAATAACAAGTGCTGAGACTCAAGGTAGGTAAGACAAAGCGACAAACCACTACACTGGGGGAAgacaggaggggagggggaacaacaggagaaagagaagatcCACATCTATACCACAACTAAGTACTTCtttagaattttgtttttgtgtgtcttATTTTGGAAGCTTTCAAAGATCCACAAGAGctctcagaaaataattttcatgtatCCTGAGCACAGAATGCTGTAGCTTTATTTCCATCAATTATAACTCACGAAATTACCTCATATTTCTCCATTATTCTCAGTAACCTgctatttcttctgcttctcattctttcttcttctgttaaCATATAGACTATGAAGCGATTCTGAGTCTGAACTGCAAGGTCAAGCGGTGTCTctccctttaaaaacaaagtttatttgGTTACATACTTCACAGGTAAATGCTTTCCTTtgtaacaaataataaataaatttagcaAAAACCAAGAACAACTCAGTAGTTGCTTCCTCCAaaccccttttttctttaaggcaAGGGTAGGGTAAATTCAGAGTTTGGTAGCTATAAAGACTGATACTTTCAACCAGACTGCATCCATTTGAATTACCTTTGCACTCTCTCTGCTAACCTGAAATGCTAAACTGTCAGCTAAAGTATGACATGCTTTCTGAAAGGGAAAGTTTGTTGTTTACGTTAACTtcttaaaaatcaaacagcGACATTCTAAGAGTCACACGCAAAAAAGTAGCAGATGGAAAAGCTGCATAGCTTAATACACCAACCCTGAGTAACTACACTATACAAATATCCATAcaggagatatatatatatatctacacaCGTATAATTTCAACATTTATACTTCTTGGTATcagtttttacaaatattagGACTAAGATTTTTACATGACTAGCAATTTTGACTTGCACCTACAAACAGGGATGGACAAACTTCAATATTTTCAGGATGACATATTCATCCTTTTAAAGTCTTCACAAGTCTCAGTGAATACAAAGacacttatttttgaaaaaactGACAAAAAGCATTACTCAtaacaatgttttaaaacagagaacagctgaataaaataaaataaaaaaataaaaaaatctgcaaatgaCGCAATTATTATGCTCAGAGTGATCAAAAGAATTAGCTGTTCATTAAATGAATATCGCAAAGAATCTCAGCATTCACACTTTGTGCCACACCACAGAAGTGCTCATTCCTCTTGGCTTCCCAAGTAAGGATGCTTTTCTTATTCACCTCCACGTTCAAGAGAATATCCAAAAGGGACAGGGCTCACGTATTTCTTCATGTTCCTTTTATGCATTCATGCCACATGGgcaaaagaaactaaaataatgCAAGAAATTGTACCTTGACATTTTTTATGTCCATGCTAGCACCAGCTTCCAGCAATAGATCCACTGCACTAATATTTCCTGATGTTATTGCCCAATGCAGAGCAGTGTTCTTCTGAACATTGTCAACAGCGTTGAGAGAAGGGTTAAACTTCAGTAGAAACTTTGTGGGTTCTTGTCTAGGTGGAATAaagttaaacagaaaatgatCTGTACTGGAGAGAAAACTCTTGAACaccttgtaaaaaataaatcacagctcAGATCTGTGAAGTAACAGGAGATACTCTGTCTCTCAACAAGCTCATCAATAATAGATCCAAGTTTAGAACTGGGGACTCGGACTCAAgatttttctctgtacttttAACAGACACGAGCTATACACACAGATTTTATCTTTCTACATTTTGTATAAGCTTGCATCTCCATCACAGATACTAAGTGCACTTACTGTGAACactttcatttactttcatttctaGGAAAGCACAATGATGTATGTTGCAGTTGAACCAACCACAAACCTAAACTTCTTCAAGGTTGCTTTTTGTCCTTCTTTGCTATACCTAGTTAGCAACTTCATAATTTCTCATCTCTTAAATACTGCTTATTTTGTAcaagcaaaagagaaaggaatgtcactaaacattttcagaagactCAGGATAGTGCCCAGAAAGAGGTGAGCGACAGgttctttttaaattgttcaCTACTTACCCCATCACTTTTTGTGCTGATAACATCAAAGGTGTTTGTCCATTGAAGTCTGTTGTATCTATGTTCTAAGTGTAAGAAGAAGATAACAAGAGAGTATCACTGATCTCAGTAAACACTTAGATTGTCAGATTCTGAGCTACACAGCTGACTTAGCTACACCGCAGAAGcggaaagaaaccaaaatataCCAGCCAAGAAGCCAACactcatttaaataaattttcttccttccatggGTCTTGCATGTCATTCATTTCAGGATATGCTGAGTGTCCACTACAGATACTTTAAAAGGAATCATGTGGATATGATTCCTTTAATTAACTGTATTTCTTGTCCTCTCTTCAGCAAAAATACCATAAATAGAGATTACTTTGGGAAGCAACATTAACTATCTTCCTTGTGTAAACAGAGGTGCCTAACAGAATGTCCAAGTACATAAAACTGGTTTATTAATAGAACATAAAATGATTACACATTACACATAATTAGAGATCTACCTCGTATTAGCGaatcttttcccttctctttcacaACGAAagtttccttctctcctgcatCCACCCATCATCGCATTTGAGTAGATTTAGTTATGTTTTGTAAgcacttggatttttttaatagaacatAAACTTTCATAAGTTTGTGATGTATACCATCTATATCTACATTCCAGAAGTTGGTTTGCTATTTAAGAGAGCTCTAcgagaaagaaaataaacttaccAAATGTTTAAATCTTATCAGATGgtgttttgaaaaaaacactCTTGATCATAAAAGCACTCTCCTGTCAATTTTATTAGCAAATTGTTACAGCAGTCATCAATTCTGCCTACTTCAGGTATAAGCTAAGCAGATGTGAAGTGGGTATGACACAAAATGTATTAATCAGACTATGTGTGactttttttaatggaaatttctGTATTCTGTATATTATGCATGCTTCAACTGATGGCCAATTGCAGATGTTACTAGGTACAAGTCTGTAATCAAAGAGTAGATGCTTCATGATgtacttcataaaatatt is a genomic window containing:
- the ZDHHC13 gene encoding palmitoyltransferase ZDHHC13 isoform X2, producing the protein MLVYYISKGAVVDQLGGDLNSTPLHWAIRQGHLPMVILLLKCGADPSLIDGEGFTSIHLAVLFQHMPIIAYLISKGQNIDTTDFNGQTPLMLSAQKVMGQEPTKFLLKFNPSLNAVDNVQKNTALHWAITSGNISAVDLLLEAGASMDIKNVKGETPLDLAVQTQNRFIVYMLTEEERMRSRRNSRLLRIMEKYELFLLVASSLTLVWAIGYVMNLSSDSWLLKGCLLLFLLLGTALFVRQFVGLKNLRYLPTALLLSSVFWMSVTWFFLFLPDTTNTISEIAVMVSLVGFLYYFYKTWRTDPGYIKSSEKEKKENIVALAEAGCLDFRTFCTSCLVRKPLRSVHCLACDSCVARYDQHSLCIGQCIGMGNHRYYLLFLLFLAMTSVWLLYGSLLYWSNHCSTSYHQDGAWTYVTQITYCSPWVSYIFMLACFHIAWTSLWLTIQLYQIAFLGLTSHERMNLLMQSKSSKHPVSLRRTSYNLGCFQNLADFFQCTCFGMFKPNIVDWTKQYKLFHLVKEKNVHSV
- the ZDHHC13 gene encoding palmitoyltransferase ZDHHC13 isoform X1, with the protein product MAGGAGPACKNHCHGPHRPHMHSCHSIHSEKDLPVLPGSHPIVEDPSSFDIVKATQYGILERCKELVEAGYDVRQPDKENVTLLHWAAINNRQELVKYYISKGAVVDQLGGDLNSTPLHWAIRQGHLPMVILLLKCGADPSLIDGEGFTSIHLAVLFQHMPIIAYLISKGQNIDTTDFNGQTPLMLSAQKVMGQEPTKFLLKFNPSLNAVDNVQKNTALHWAITSGNISAVDLLLEAGASMDIKNVKGETPLDLAVQTQNRFIVYMLTEEERMRSRRNSRLLRIMEKYELFLLVASSLTLVWAIGYVMNLSSDSWLLKGCLLLFLLLGTALFVRQFVGLKNLRYLPTALLLSSVFWMSVTWFFLFLPDTTNTISEIAVMVSLVGFLYYFYKTWRTDPGYIKSSEKEKKENIVALAEAGCLDFRTFCTSCLVRKPLRSVHCLACDSCVARYDQHSLCIGQCIGMGNHRYYLLFLLFLAMTSVWLLYGSLLYWSNHCSTSYHQDGAWTYVTQITYCSPWVSYIFMLACFHIAWTSLWLTIQLYQIAFLGLTSHERMNLLMQSKSSKHPVSLRRTSYNLGCFQNLADFFQCTCFGMFKPNIVDWTKQYKLFHLVKEKNVHSV